Proteins encoded within one genomic window of Chroicocephalus ridibundus chromosome 7, bChrRid1.1, whole genome shotgun sequence:
- the NFE2L2 gene encoding nuclear factor erythroid 2-related factor 2 isoform X2, producing MNLIDILWRQDIDLGARREVFDFSQRQKEYELEKQKKLEKERQEQLQKEQEKALLAQLELDEETGEFIPAQPTPRIESENTEPPVGFSQTTQTSKPEAEALSFDDCMQLLAEAFPFIDDNEASSSAFQSLDPAQIDSSPVFVSSDQTQPPESPLLVPLTDAENMQNIEQVWEELLSLPELQCLNIENDNLAEVSTITSPETKPTEMHNSYNYYSSLPVMRKDVNCGPDFLDSIEGPFSSILPPEDTGQLSVNSLNDTSPSNSDFCEDFYTAFIETKANGDTATTNTISQSLAEILSEPIDLSDFSLCKAFNGNHSGTVPECNDSDSGISLNASSSVASPEHSFESSAYRDKTFACSDSEMEDMDSAPGSVPQSNAGVYSLQFQDQAFSSVGPRAQTPSLQCINTLKKEPPPSPGHPKAPFTKDKPSSRLEAHLTRDEQRAKALQIPFPVEKIINLPVDDFNEMMSKEQFNEAQLALIRDIRRRGKNKVAAQNCRKRKLENIVELEQDLSNLKDEKEKLLKEKGEHDKSLRQMKKQLTTLYLEVFSMLRDEDGKSYSPSEYSLQQTRDGNVFLVPKSKKSETKP from the exons ATGAACTTGATTGACATCCTTTGGAGGCAAGATATAGACCTTGGGGCAAGGCGTGAAGTTTTTGATTTTAGTCAACGGCAGAAGGAGTATGAACTcgagaaacagaagaaacttgAAAAGGAAAGACAAGAGCAGCTCCaaaaagagcaggagaaagcCTTGCTGGCTCAGCTGGAGTTAGATGAAGAGACAGGTGAATTTATTCCTGCTCAGCCAACTCCGCGCATTGAGTCAGAAAATACCGAGCCACCAGTCGGTTTTTCACAG ACCACACAGActtcaaaaccagaagcagaagcCTTGTCCTTTGATGACTGCATGCAGCTCTTGGCAGAAGCATTCCCATTTATAGACGACAATGAG GCTTCTTCATCTGCATTTCAGTCACTGGATCCTGCTCAGATTGATAGCAGCCCAGTCTTCGTTTCCTCTGATCAGACTCAGCCACCTGAATCACCTCTTCTAGTTCCACTTACTGATGCAGAGAATATGCAGAACATAGAGCAAGTCTGGGAAGAATTATTGTCCCTTCCAGAGTTACAG TGTCTAAACATTGAAAATGATAACCTGGCTGAGGTCAGCACAATCACAAGCCCTGAAACCAAGCCAACAGAGATGCACAACAGCTATAATTACTACAGCTCATTACCCGTCATGAGAAAAGATGTTAACTGTGGTCCAGATTTCCTGGATAGTATCGAGGGCCCCTTTTCCAGCATTTTGCCACCAGAAGACACCGGCCAGCTGAGCGTGAACTCTTTAAACGACACGTCCCCTTCAAACTCTGATTTCTGCGAGGATTTCTACACCGCCTTTATTGAGACAAAGGCGAACGGTGACACGGCAACGACAAACACCATCAGTCAATCACTCGCGGAAATTCTAAGTGAACCTATTGATCTTTCTGATTTCTCACTGTGTAAAGCTTTTAATGGCAACCACTCAGGAACCGTACCAGAATGTAATGATTCTGACTCTGGTATTTCATTGAATGCAAGTTCTAGCGTAGCGTCGCCTGAACACTCTTTCGAATCATCTGCCTATAGAGATAAGACTTTTGCTTGTAGCGATTCTGAAATGGAAGACATGGATAGCGCTCCTGGAAGCGTGCCGCAGAGCAACGCTGGCGTGTATTCATTGCAATTCCAGGATCAAGCGTTTTCTTCTGTGGGGCCAAGAGCTCAAACGCCCAGTTTGCAGTGTATAAACACACTAAAGAAAGAACCCCCTCCCAGTCCAGGCCACCCCAAAGCCCCGTTCACAAAAGATAAACCTTCAAGCCGCCTTGAAGCTCATCTCACAAGAGACGAGCAAAGAGCAAAAGCTCTGCAGATCCCTTTTCCTGTCGAAAAAATCATCAACCTCCCCGTTGATGACTTCAATGAAATGATGTCTAAGGAGCAGTTCAACGAAGCCCAGCTTGCGCTTATTCGCGATATACGCAGGAGAGGCAAGAACAAAGTGGCTGCTCAAAACTGCCgtaaaagaaaactggaaaatatagTGGAACTGGAGCAAGACTTGAGTAACCTAAAAGACGAGAAAGAGAAATTGCTTAAGGAAAAAGGAGAGCACGACAAAAGCCTTCgtcaaatgaaaaagcagctaaCCACCTTATACCTTGAGGTCTTCAGCATGCTACGTGACGAAGATGGAAAGTCTTACTCTCCTAGTGAGTATTCGCTGCAGCAAACCAGGGATGGCAATGTCTTTCTTGTTCCTAAAAGCAAGAAGTCAGAGACTAAACCTTGA
- the NFE2L2 gene encoding nuclear factor erythroid 2-related factor 2 isoform X1: MEIELPPATQDMNLIDILWRQDIDLGARREVFDFSQRQKEYELEKQKKLEKERQEQLQKEQEKALLAQLELDEETGEFIPAQPTPRIESENTEPPVGFSQTTQTSKPEAEALSFDDCMQLLAEAFPFIDDNEASSSAFQSLDPAQIDSSPVFVSSDQTQPPESPLLVPLTDAENMQNIEQVWEELLSLPELQCLNIENDNLAEVSTITSPETKPTEMHNSYNYYSSLPVMRKDVNCGPDFLDSIEGPFSSILPPEDTGQLSVNSLNDTSPSNSDFCEDFYTAFIETKANGDTATTNTISQSLAEILSEPIDLSDFSLCKAFNGNHSGTVPECNDSDSGISLNASSSVASPEHSFESSAYRDKTFACSDSEMEDMDSAPGSVPQSNAGVYSLQFQDQAFSSVGPRAQTPSLQCINTLKKEPPPSPGHPKAPFTKDKPSSRLEAHLTRDEQRAKALQIPFPVEKIINLPVDDFNEMMSKEQFNEAQLALIRDIRRRGKNKVAAQNCRKRKLENIVELEQDLSNLKDEKEKLLKEKGEHDKSLRQMKKQLTTLYLEVFSMLRDEDGKSYSPSEYSLQQTRDGNVFLVPKSKKSETKP, encoded by the exons ATGGAGATCGAGCTGCCCCCCGCCACCCAG GACATGAACTTGATTGACATCCTTTGGAGGCAAGATATAGACCTTGGGGCAAGGCGTGAAGTTTTTGATTTTAGTCAACGGCAGAAGGAGTATGAACTcgagaaacagaagaaacttgAAAAGGAAAGACAAGAGCAGCTCCaaaaagagcaggagaaagcCTTGCTGGCTCAGCTGGAGTTAGATGAAGAGACAGGTGAATTTATTCCTGCTCAGCCAACTCCGCGCATTGAGTCAGAAAATACCGAGCCACCAGTCGGTTTTTCACAG ACCACACAGActtcaaaaccagaagcagaagcCTTGTCCTTTGATGACTGCATGCAGCTCTTGGCAGAAGCATTCCCATTTATAGACGACAATGAG GCTTCTTCATCTGCATTTCAGTCACTGGATCCTGCTCAGATTGATAGCAGCCCAGTCTTCGTTTCCTCTGATCAGACTCAGCCACCTGAATCACCTCTTCTAGTTCCACTTACTGATGCAGAGAATATGCAGAACATAGAGCAAGTCTGGGAAGAATTATTGTCCCTTCCAGAGTTACAG TGTCTAAACATTGAAAATGATAACCTGGCTGAGGTCAGCACAATCACAAGCCCTGAAACCAAGCCAACAGAGATGCACAACAGCTATAATTACTACAGCTCATTACCCGTCATGAGAAAAGATGTTAACTGTGGTCCAGATTTCCTGGATAGTATCGAGGGCCCCTTTTCCAGCATTTTGCCACCAGAAGACACCGGCCAGCTGAGCGTGAACTCTTTAAACGACACGTCCCCTTCAAACTCTGATTTCTGCGAGGATTTCTACACCGCCTTTATTGAGACAAAGGCGAACGGTGACACGGCAACGACAAACACCATCAGTCAATCACTCGCGGAAATTCTAAGTGAACCTATTGATCTTTCTGATTTCTCACTGTGTAAAGCTTTTAATGGCAACCACTCAGGAACCGTACCAGAATGTAATGATTCTGACTCTGGTATTTCATTGAATGCAAGTTCTAGCGTAGCGTCGCCTGAACACTCTTTCGAATCATCTGCCTATAGAGATAAGACTTTTGCTTGTAGCGATTCTGAAATGGAAGACATGGATAGCGCTCCTGGAAGCGTGCCGCAGAGCAACGCTGGCGTGTATTCATTGCAATTCCAGGATCAAGCGTTTTCTTCTGTGGGGCCAAGAGCTCAAACGCCCAGTTTGCAGTGTATAAACACACTAAAGAAAGAACCCCCTCCCAGTCCAGGCCACCCCAAAGCCCCGTTCACAAAAGATAAACCTTCAAGCCGCCTTGAAGCTCATCTCACAAGAGACGAGCAAAGAGCAAAAGCTCTGCAGATCCCTTTTCCTGTCGAAAAAATCATCAACCTCCCCGTTGATGACTTCAATGAAATGATGTCTAAGGAGCAGTTCAACGAAGCCCAGCTTGCGCTTATTCGCGATATACGCAGGAGAGGCAAGAACAAAGTGGCTGCTCAAAACTGCCgtaaaagaaaactggaaaatatagTGGAACTGGAGCAAGACTTGAGTAACCTAAAAGACGAGAAAGAGAAATTGCTTAAGGAAAAAGGAGAGCACGACAAAAGCCTTCgtcaaatgaaaaagcagctaaCCACCTTATACCTTGAGGTCTTCAGCATGCTACGTGACGAAGATGGAAAGTCTTACTCTCCTAGTGAGTATTCGCTGCAGCAAACCAGGGATGGCAATGTCTTTCTTGTTCCTAAAAGCAAGAAGTCAGAGACTAAACCTTGA